A genomic segment from Candidatus Zixiibacteriota bacterium encodes:
- a CDS encoding OmpA family protein produces the protein MCSKRMLVVLLLLLVAASGSAADLKGKTSVGVRFPVFMPLFNGDNFTSSTGSRQPFMMGWDFGIEVKRGFSDQWMLGFTANYLTTYDDTTSIDNSGDELNNSDNATAKLTGMVFGAQAYWFYEPDWRFQPYLLAGVGADLWKVKDVVTDDSYGSTDLNVKIGTGLLFPVNENFTIDAQVKLTRDFANLSEDFPAGFYGPDTWEKYSDRPFKGYLEVSVGLAYLFGGEPDTDGDGVPDKKDQCPGTPEGVTVDASGCPIDTDGDGVADYLDKCPDTPKAAPVDAQGCPLDSDGDGVFDYLDNCPNTPKGWKVDAAGCPFDDDGDGVVNESDKCPDTPDGAEVDANGCPLDSDKDGVLDYLDKCPGTPAGIEVDETGCPKILKKGEKITLHINFPSNSYEIDDESKVILDGVAQTMQSFPEIKIRVSGFTDNTGSAGHNQQLSENRAKAVVTYLESKGVEGSRMSSVGYGETPEYFVGDNTTEEGRALNRRVELESVE, from the coding sequence ATGTGCTCAAAGAGAATGCTTGTTGTGCTGCTGCTGCTCCTTGTCGCTGCATCGGGGTCTGCAGCGGACCTGAAGGGAAAGACCAGTGTGGGGGTCAGATTCCCGGTTTTCATGCCGCTTTTCAACGGCGATAATTTCACCAGTTCAACCGGTTCCCGGCAGCCTTTCATGATGGGCTGGGACTTCGGCATCGAAGTCAAACGCGGGTTTTCGGATCAGTGGATGCTCGGATTCACCGCGAATTATCTCACGACGTATGACGATACAACCAGCATAGACAATTCGGGCGATGAGCTTAACAACAGTGACAATGCCACCGCCAAACTGACCGGCATGGTGTTTGGCGCGCAGGCGTATTGGTTCTACGAACCCGACTGGCGATTCCAACCATATCTTCTGGCCGGAGTGGGAGCTGATCTCTGGAAGGTCAAGGACGTTGTAACCGACGATTCGTACGGTTCAACCGATCTCAATGTCAAGATAGGAACCGGCCTTCTGTTTCCGGTGAACGAGAATTTCACCATCGACGCGCAGGTGAAGCTTACGCGCGATTTCGCCAATTTATCTGAAGACTTTCCGGCCGGATTCTACGGACCGGATACATGGGAAAAATACAGCGACCGGCCGTTTAAGGGATACCTTGAGGTGTCGGTCGGCCTCGCCTACTTGTTCGGCGGCGAGCCTGACACTGATGGCGACGGGGTGCCGGATAAGAAAGATCAGTGCCCCGGCACTCCCGAGGGCGTGACGGTGGACGCGTCAGGTTGTCCGATAGACACCGATGGCGACGGGGTAGCCGATTATCTGGATAAGTGCCCCGACACTCCCAAGGCCGCGCCGGTAGACGCCCAGGGATGCCCGCTCGATAGCGATGGCGACGGCGTCTTTGATTATCTCGATAACTGTCCGAACACTCCGAAGGGATGGAAGGTCGACGCCGCCGGATGCCCGTTCGACGACGACGGTGACGGTGTTGTCAACGAATCCGATAAGTGTCCGGATACTCCCGATGGCGCCGAGGTAGATGCCAACGGCTGTCCGCTGGATTCCGATAAAGACGGCGTGCTGGACTATCTCGACAAATGCCCCGGTACTCCGGCTGGTATCGAGGTGGATGAGACCGGTTGTCCCAAGATCCTGAAGAAGGGCGAGAAGATAACGCTGCACATCAACTTCCCGTCCAACTCTTACGAGATTGACGATGAGTCAAAGGTTATTCTCGACGGGGTCGCGCAGACTATGCAGTCGTTCCCGGAAATCAAGATTCGGGTAAGCGGCTTCACCGACAACACCGGCAGCGCCGGTCATAATCAGCAGTTGTCTGAAAACCGCGCTAAGGCCGTGGTTACATACCTTGAGAGCAAAGGCGTCGAAGGAAGTCGGATGTCATCGGTGGGTTACGGCGAGACGCCGGAATATTTTGTCGGAGACAACACTACCGAGGAAGGCCGGGCGTTAAATCGCCGCGTCGAGCTTGAATCGGTTGAATAA
- a CDS encoding DEAD/DEAH box helicase: MNQRLHDTSLEDYNKSNDDITGQSVDGFYDLDITPNLIKEIKRLGFTKPTPIQKEAIPAGITGTDIIALAQTGSGKTLAFGIPMLQRLSKMKRSTGLVLVPTRELAVQVEQALQSIGRTTHLRSVVLIGGASMSAQLNALRKNPRIIIATPGRLMDHIERKTVNLADIAVFILDEADRMLDMGFLPAIKKIMKSIPDKRQTMLFSATMPKEIEVIAEKLMENPVRIEVDRSGATPSEVSHETFFIRNQDKSRLLALQLQRCTGPVLVFTRTKRMASKLTDKMNSMGFAAAEIHSNRSLGQRQNALEGFKRGRYRVLIATDIAARGIDVCGIELVINYDMPANSEDYVHRIGRTGRAGKTGHAVSFATTEQRGSIRSLERFMKTKMAISALPTLPSETLLSKVADQSNLSQSSSSKRSSERRNFKKGGFGKFAMKRLGPKQRSFKARKSKKAKSKIR, from the coding sequence TTGAACCAACGATTACATGATACTTCCCTGGAAGACTACAACAAAAGCAATGATGATATAACCGGACAATCCGTTGACGGATTCTATGATCTGGATATTACCCCGAACCTGATAAAGGAAATAAAACGGCTTGGCTTTACGAAGCCTACGCCGATTCAAAAAGAAGCCATACCGGCGGGTATTACGGGCACGGATATTATAGCCCTGGCCCAGACCGGATCGGGCAAGACCCTGGCATTCGGCATTCCGATGCTTCAGCGTTTGTCAAAGATGAAAAGAAGCACCGGGCTTGTTTTGGTCCCGACCCGTGAACTTGCGGTTCAGGTGGAACAGGCGCTTCAGTCTATCGGACGCACCACGCATCTGCGGTCGGTGGTTTTGATCGGGGGAGCCTCGATGTCCGCGCAGTTGAATGCGCTCAGGAAGAATCCTCGCATTATTATCGCTACGCCCGGACGGCTGATGGATCACATTGAAAGAAAGACCGTCAATCTCGCCGACATCGCGGTTTTCATATTGGATGAGGCTGACCGGATGCTGGACATGGGATTTCTGCCGGCTATCAAGAAAATAATGAAGTCAATTCCCGATAAACGCCAGACGATGTTGTTCTCCGCGACCATGCCGAAAGAGATTGAGGTTATTGCCGAAAAGTTGATGGAAAATCCGGTCCGTATCGAGGTCGATCGTTCCGGTGCGACACCATCGGAGGTCAGTCACGAAACGTTCTTCATCCGCAATCAGGACAAGAGTCGGCTTTTGGCTCTGCAGCTTCAGCGCTGTACCGGTCCGGTGCTGGTCTTCACCCGCACAAAACGGATGGCGAGCAAATTGACCGATAAGATGAATAGTATGGGATTTGCCGCGGCCGAAATTCATTCCAACCGGAGCCTGGGACAGAGGCAAAACGCTCTGGAGGGATTCAAACGGGGCAGGTATCGGGTTCTCATAGCCACCGATATAGCGGCGCGTGGAATCGATGTCTGCGGCATCGAGCTGGTGATCAACTATGACATGCCGGCTAATTCGGAAGATTACGTACACCGTATCGGGCGCACCGGTCGTGCCGGAAAGACCGGTCACGCTGTTTCTTTCGCCACCACCGAGCAAAGAGGGTCAATCAGGAGTCTTGAAAGATTCATGAAGACCAAGATGGCAATTTCCGCTTTGCCGACGTTGCCATCGGAAACGCTTCTTTCAAAAGTGGCCGATCAATCGAATTTGAGCCAGTCGTCTTCAAGCAAGCGTTCATCAGAACGCCGGAATTTCAAAAAGGGTGGTTTTGGGAAATTCGCCATGAAGCGCCTCGGGCCAAAGCAGCGATCTTTCAAAGCAAGAAAATCAAAAAAAGCCAAGTCAAAAATCCGGTAA